One Zeugodacus cucurbitae isolate PBARC_wt_2022May chromosome 3, idZeuCucr1.2, whole genome shotgun sequence genomic region harbors:
- the Atp6v0a1_4 gene encoding V-type proton ATPase 116 kDa subunit a 1 translates to MGDMFRSESMALCQMFIQPEAAYSSMAELGESGCVQFRDLNAQVSAFQRKFVTEVRRCDELERKIRYIENELRKDDIKIPEVLDEPRPPYPREIIDLEAQLEAIETEIRELAANKVNLNANHQGMLELRYVLEKADNFFTDNEVINLSSQRFSDAVEYAPPLPGQQRGQLGFVAGIINLERFFSFERMLWRISMGNVFLKRSDLSEPHLDADTGKTVAQTVFIAFFQGDQLKQRIKKVCAGYHAAVYPCPSSYLERQEMLKDVNMRLADLTLVINQTADHRNRVLVSAAKILPAWTIMVKKMKAIYHTLNLFNMDLSSKCLIGEGWVPSCDLPIVRDALARGSAKVDSTITSFLNVIETNEQPPTYNRTNKFTRGFQNLIDAYGLGSYREVNPALYTCITFPFLFAVMFGDMGHGLIVLLVALYMVLNEKKLSKNKGEIFNLFFSGRYIILLMGLFSLYTGFIYNDVFSKSMNIFGSAWHVDYNTSTVWNNSLLTLNPFYHLDGVYPYGMDPVWAMAENKIIFLNTYKMKLSIIFGLTHMVFGVFMSLINFVHFKKYSHILFEFLPQLLFLLLLFGYLVFMMFYKWVAYSGKATEQALTPGCAPSILILFINMMLFGYTEPKDGCKEYMYAGQEIIQIVLVVIAVLCIPWMLLGTPLHEKFKRVRRAPRTAYTNGDVHISTVSGDTQQPLANGHAGGGHSIDAEEPMSEVYIKQAIHTIEYVLSTISHTASYLRLWALSLAHAQLSEVLWMMVMQKGFMLPLIFGGPIFLYIVFAAWAFFTVAILVIIEGLSAFLHTLRLHWVEFMSKFYEGLGYAFQPFSFNAILENTYED, encoded by the exons ATGGGCGATATGTTCCGCAGTGAATCGATGGCCTTGTGCCAAATGTTTATACAACCGGAAGCAGCGTACTCATCGATGGCCGAACTGGGCGAGAGTGGTTGTGTGCAGTTTCGTGAT TTGAATGCGCAAGTTAGCGCTTTCCAGCGCAAATTCGTGACAGAGGTCAGACGTTGCGACGAATTGGAGCGTAAAATACGTTACATCGAAAATGAGCTGCGCAAAGATGACATCAAAATACCCGAGGTGCTGGACGAGCCACGACCGCCGTACCCGCGAGAAATCATTGACCTGGAAGCGCAACTGGAGGCGATTGAGACCGAAATACGTGAACTTGCCGCCAACAAGGTCAATCTGAATGCCAACCATCAGGGCATGCTGGAGCTGAGGTACGTACTCGAGAAGGCGGATAATTTCTTCACCGACAACGAAGTCATCAATTTGAGTTCGCAACGTTTCTCCGATGCCGTTGAGTATGCACCACCGCTACCTGGTCAGCAGCGCGGCCAATTGGGCTTCGTTGCAGGTATCATCAATCTGGAGCGCTTCTTCTCATTCGAACGCATGTTGTGGCGCATCTCGATGGGTAATGTCTTCCTTAAGCGTAGCGATCTTAGCGAGCCGCATTTGGATGCCGATACCGGCAAAACGGTGGCGCAGACCGTCTTTATCGCCTTCTTTCAAGGCGATCAGTTGAAGCAGCGCATCAAAAAGGTTTGCGCTGGCTATCACGCCGCCGTCTATCCCTGTCCGAGTTCGTATTTGGAACGACAGGAGATGCTGAAAGATGTGAATATGCGTCtggcagatttgacattagtgATTAATCAGACGGCAGATCATCGCAATCGTGTGCTGGTTTCTGCTGCAAAAATTTTACCCGCATGGACGATTATGGTAAAGAAAATGAAGGCGATCTATCATACGCTCAATCTTTTCAATATGGATCTGAGTAGTAAGTGCCTCATCGGTGAAGGTTGGGTGCCCAGCTGTGATTTGCCGATCGTACGTGATGCTTTGGCCAGGGGTTCGGCAAAGGTGGATAGCACGATTACGTCATTTCTAAATGTGATCGAAACGAACGAACAGCCGCCCACCTATAACCGTACGAACAAGTTTACGCGCGGTTTTCAGAATTTGATCGATGCCTACGGTCTCGGTTCCTATCGCGAAGTGAATCCGGCGCTCTACACCTGCATCACATTCCCCTTTCTGTTTGCCGTGATGTTTGGTGACATGGGTCACGGCTTAATAGTGCTACTTGTGGCACTCTACATGGTACTGAATGAGAAGAAACTCAGCAAGAATAAGGgtgaaatattcaatttattcttttCTGGTCGCTACATCATATTGCTTATGGGTCTGTTTTCACTCTACACCGGTTTCATTTACAACGACGTCTTCTCCAAGTCCATGAACATTTTCGGCTCCGCTTGGCATGTGGACTACAATACTTCAACTGTGTGGAATAACTCTCTGTTGACATTAAACCCTTTCTACCATCTGGACGGCGTATATCCATATGGTATGGACCCGGTTTGGGCAATGGCTGAGAATAAGATTATATTCTTGAATACTTACAAAATGAAACTATCCATCATATTCGGACTTACACACATGGTCTTCGGCGTCTTCATGTCTTTGATCAATTTTGTACACTTCAAAAAgtattcacatattttattcGAGTTCCTGCCACAACTGTTGTTTTTACTATTACTCTTCGGTTATTTGGTATTCATGATGTTCTACAAGTGGGTGGCGTATTCGGGTAAGGCCACTGAGCAGGCGCTCACCCCTGGATGCGCACCATCCATACTGATATTATTCATCAATATGATGCTCTTCGGATACACGGAACCAAAGGACGGTTGCAAGGAGTACATGTACGCGGGTCAGGAGATAATACAAATAGTGTTGGTTGTGATAGCGGTACTTTGCATACCATGGATGTTGTTGGGCACTCCATTGCACGAGAAATTTAAGCGTGTCCGAAGAGCG CCACGAACTGCATACACCAATGGTGATGTGCATATCTCAACAGTTTCGGGTGATACGCAGCAACCATTGGCAAACGGACATGCCGGCGGCGGTCACAGCATTGACGCAGAAGAACCGATGAGTGAGGTGTATATCAAGCAAGCCATACACACCATCGAGTATGTGCTGAGCACCATCTCGCACACGGCGTCTTATCTGCGCTTGTGGGCGCTCTCATTGGCGCATGCGC AATTATCAGAGGTCTTGTGGATGATGGTGATGCAAAAGGGCTTTATGCTGCCGTTGATTTTCGGTGGTCCCATCTTTCTATATATCGTATTCGCTGCGTGGGCATTTTTCACAGTCGCCATTCTCGTCATTATCGAGGGTTTGTCAGCATTCTTGCACACGTTACGTCTGCACTG gGTTGAATTTATGAGCAAATTTTACGAAGGTCTGGGTTATGCCTTCCAACCCTTCTCATTCAATGCAATACTTGAGAATACTTATGAAGACTAA